A genomic stretch from Verrucomicrobiia bacterium includes:
- a CDS encoding LysR family transcriptional regulator gives MIKLKARFTGSNMNLHHLELFYHVARHRGISEAARQMPYGIQPPAISSQLRQLEEDVGAVLFQRRPFALTPTGAELFAFVEPFFGRLPELDDRLRGRVARPLRIGASEIVLRDHLPAILADLRRTHPGLRVDLRQGYLAELERALRAGELDVAVTLCDATAAEGLHTEPLIAIPLVLLVPRASRWQTAEEVLSQDRIAEPLLALPAEEPIPRRFQQRLAERGIAWAADMEVPSLTLIETYVANGYGLGLSVAAPGAAPALGVRALLLEDFPRLTLGVLRPARTAPLVDAFTSAVVARAAALRGPWPQP, from the coding sequence TTGATAAAACTGAAGGCGCGTTTCACCGGATCGAACATGAACCTCCACCACCTCGAGCTGTTTTACCACGTCGCGCGACACCGCGGCATCAGCGAGGCCGCCCGCCAGATGCCTTACGGCATCCAGCCGCCCGCCATCAGCAGCCAGCTCCGGCAGCTCGAGGAGGACGTGGGCGCGGTGCTCTTCCAGCGCCGGCCCTTCGCGCTCACCCCGACCGGGGCCGAGCTGTTCGCCTTCGTCGAGCCGTTCTTCGGCCGGCTGCCGGAGCTGGACGACCGTCTCCGCGGCCGCGTGGCCCGCCCCCTGCGCATCGGCGCCTCCGAGATCGTCCTGCGCGACCACTTGCCCGCCATTCTCGCCGATCTGCGGCGGACGCATCCCGGCCTGCGCGTGGACCTCCGGCAGGGCTACCTCGCCGAGCTTGAGCGCGCCCTCCGCGCCGGCGAACTCGACGTGGCCGTGACCCTCTGCGACGCCACGGCCGCCGAGGGCCTGCACACGGAACCCCTGATCGCCATCCCGCTCGTCCTGCTCGTGCCGCGCGCCAGCCGCTGGCAGACGGCCGAGGAAGTGCTGAGCCAGGACCGCATTGCCGAACCGCTGCTGGCGTTGCCGGCGGAGGAACCGATCCCGCGCCGCTTCCAGCAGCGCCTGGCGGAGCGCGGCATCGCGTGGGCCGCCGACATGGAAGTGCCCTCGCTGACGCTCATCGAGACGTATGTCGCCAACGGCTACGGCCTCGGCCTCTCGGTGGCCGCGCCGGGTGCGGCGCCGGCGCTCGGCGTGCGCGCCCTGCTGCTGGAGGACTTTCCCCGGCTGACGCTCGGCGTCCTCCGCCCCGCCCGCACCGCGCCGCTGGTGGACGCCTTCACCAGCGCCGTTGTCGCCCGCGCCGCCGCACTGCGCGGGCCATGGCCGCAGCCGTGA
- a CDS encoding DUF2339 domain-containing protein: protein MTTLLILILALFVALPIVALLRAGAASRAVNELAARVRDLEYRLAQSAPVAASARAPSAAAEWLLRGHEVRVPAAKPVPVSPPPPPPPEEPRWVPTEAFAAIAKDEPPPASEAGAGRTWESLFGARLFAWVGGFALFLAAAYGLKYSMDHNLLPPAVRVLLGLLTGAGLVAGGLFTDRRGYRVTAQALVGAGIVVAYAAGYVGHALYRLAPFTSGATLGLLAGVTAAAIGLALRLQSPGVAALGSLAGFITPFLLPQGLESPVARFTYIGLLNAGLLAVVLRRGWGWLAPLAGLGTAVTLGAGLHTLGDAQRAGVALALLALFGGAAWWHARRGETADASTAGLKATRALPDLAAGTGLVLGFAVVWLLGWGVGASLAFRPQNATAVVGLLLLAGALHGTAQHGLARRVGLPPWVALLPAIGLAVLLGLWVSFGPPALHPAWLPAAVVLLALTGRSAFQPGEDTVPASPNEPAPRLVALGGTVIAAALPLLLALLNSQFTGPGWVFFGLALLAAWLLAGASRLDLPVLAPAAVLVAGVIANVWALFATDPAAYTELLPGSRLLVEEFRRPMPMPWSGPAMLAWLVGFAVVLTGMPPRLRRADDEHPAWWIAAALAGPLLLLPLLGVVHHVWPAVPAALVPLALAVPTGLVAWWAARRLARGNPHRLTALAWLWGAALLLVTVALPLQLDHQWLTIGFALEGAALLALFRRVPHAGLVRAGTAVLIGTFARLILNPDVVTWGLPDGLPVFNGLLYPFAVVIAALYAGARLSDDTALPHGRRLLLAMGTTALFVLVNLQIAHFFTPPGHATLDLSYTGNLPRDMTYTLAWSAFALGLVIAGLLRDWRPARLAGAALFGAALLKLFLHDLARLDNLYRIGALFGVAVAALAASTLYQRFFRGRG, encoded by the coding sequence ATGACAACCCTACTGATTCTGATCCTCGCCCTGTTTGTGGCTCTTCCCATCGTGGCGCTGCTCCGCGCCGGGGCGGCGAGCCGTGCGGTCAACGAGCTGGCCGCGCGGGTCCGCGACCTGGAGTATCGGCTCGCGCAGTCCGCCCCGGTCGCCGCGTCCGCCCGCGCGCCTTCGGCCGCGGCGGAATGGCTGCTCCGTGGCCATGAGGTGCGGGTGCCGGCCGCGAAGCCAGTCCCGGTTTCGCCGCCGCCGCCGCCGCCGCCGGAGGAGCCGCGTTGGGTGCCGACGGAGGCCTTCGCCGCCATCGCGAAGGACGAGCCGCCACCGGCGTCGGAGGCCGGGGCGGGCCGGACGTGGGAGAGCCTGTTCGGGGCGCGGTTGTTTGCGTGGGTGGGCGGTTTCGCGCTGTTTCTGGCGGCGGCCTACGGGCTGAAATACTCGATGGACCACAACCTCCTGCCGCCGGCGGTGCGGGTGCTGCTGGGGCTGCTCACCGGTGCGGGCCTGGTGGCGGGCGGACTCTTCACGGACCGCCGCGGCTACCGCGTGACGGCGCAGGCGCTGGTCGGGGCGGGCATCGTGGTGGCCTACGCCGCGGGCTACGTGGGCCACGCGCTGTACCGGCTGGCACCGTTCACGTCGGGCGCGACGCTCGGACTGCTGGCCGGCGTGACGGCGGCGGCCATCGGGCTGGCGCTGCGGCTGCAGTCGCCGGGCGTCGCGGCGCTGGGCTCGCTGGCGGGCTTCATCACACCGTTCCTGCTGCCGCAGGGGCTGGAGTCGCCGGTGGCGCGGTTCACGTATATCGGGCTGCTGAACGCGGGCCTGCTCGCCGTGGTGCTGCGGCGCGGGTGGGGCTGGCTGGCGCCGCTCGCCGGCCTCGGCACGGCGGTCACGCTGGGGGCCGGTCTGCACACGCTGGGCGATGCACAGCGCGCGGGCGTGGCGCTGGCGCTGCTGGCCCTGTTCGGCGGGGCGGCCTGGTGGCACGCCCGCCGCGGGGAAACGGCGGATGCATCCACGGCCGGCCTCAAAGCAACCCGGGCGCTGCCGGACCTGGCGGCGGGGACCGGTCTGGTCCTCGGGTTCGCGGTGGTCTGGCTGTTGGGGTGGGGGGTCGGCGCTTCGCTGGCGTTTCGGCCGCAGAACGCCACTGCGGTCGTCGGCCTCCTGCTGCTGGCCGGCGCGTTGCACGGCACGGCGCAGCATGGGCTGGCCCGGCGCGTGGGATTGCCGCCTTGGGTGGCGTTGCTGCCGGCCATCGGCCTCGCCGTGCTGCTGGGCCTCTGGGTGAGCTTTGGACCGCCGGCGCTGCACCCCGCCTGGCTGCCGGCGGCGGTCGTGCTGCTGGCGCTGACCGGCCGCAGCGCCTTCCAGCCCGGCGAGGACACGGTGCCGGCCAGCCCGAACGAGCCGGCACCGCGGCTGGTCGCGCTCGGGGGCACGGTCATCGCCGCGGCCCTGCCATTGCTCCTCGCCCTGCTGAACTCCCAGTTCACCGGACCGGGCTGGGTCTTCTTCGGCCTGGCCCTGCTGGCCGCGTGGCTGCTGGCGGGTGCGAGCCGGCTTGACCTGCCGGTGCTGGCGCCGGCTGCGGTGCTGGTGGCGGGCGTGATTGCGAATGTCTGGGCCTTGTTCGCGACCGATCCGGCCGCGTACACGGAGCTGCTGCCGGGCAGCCGGCTGCTGGTGGAGGAGTTCCGCCGGCCGATGCCGATGCCGTGGTCGGGGCCGGCGATGCTGGCGTGGCTGGTCGGTTTCGCGGTGGTTCTGACGGGGATGCCGCCGCGGCTGCGGCGGGCCGACGACGAACACCCGGCCTGGTGGATCGCCGCCGCCCTGGCGGGGCCGCTGCTGCTGCTTCCGCTGCTGGGCGTGGTGCACCACGTCTGGCCTGCCGTGCCGGCGGCGCTGGTGCCCCTGGCGTTGGCCGTACCGACCGGCCTCGTCGCCTGGTGGGCGGCGCGCCGCCTGGCGCGGGGGAATCCGCACCGCCTCACGGCGCTGGCCTGGCTGTGGGGCGCGGCACTCCTGCTGGTCACGGTGGCGCTGCCGCTGCAACTCGATCACCAGTGGCTGACCATCGGCTTCGCGCTCGAGGGCGCCGCGCTGCTGGCGCTCTTCCGCCGCGTGCCGCACGCGGGGCTGGTGCGAGCCGGGACGGCCGTGCTGATCGGCACCTTTGCCCGGCTGATCCTTAACCCGGATGTGGTCACCTGGGGCCTGCCGGACGGTCTCCCGGTGTTCAACGGCCTGCTGTATCCCTTCGCCGTGGTGATCGCGGCGTTGTACGCGGGCGCCCGGCTCTCCGATGACACGGCGCTGCCGCACGGGCGCAGGCTGCTGCTGGCGATGGGCACGACGGCGCTGTTCGTGTTGGTGAACCTCCAGATCGCGCACTTCTTCACACCACCCGGCCACGCGACGCTGGACCTTTCGTACACCGGCAACCTCCCCCGGGACATGACCTACACGCTTGCGTGGTCGGCGTTTGCGCTCGGCCTGGTGATTGCGGGGTTGTTGCGCGATTGGCGGCCTGCGCGGCTGGCGGGCGCGGCGCTCTTCGGCGCGGCGCTGCTCAAGCTGTTCCTCCATGACCTCGCACGGCTCGACAACCTGTATCGCATCGGCGCGCTGTTCGGCGTGGCGGTGGCCGCGCTGGCCGCCTCAACGCTGTACCAGCGGTTTTTCCGTGGTCGGGGGTGA